The Campylobacter concisus genome has a window encoding:
- the miaA gene encoding tRNA (adenosine(37)-N6)-dimethylallyltransferase MiaA, with protein MFKEFAIIGTTASGKSDLAFELAKELNGVILSLDSLALYKEIDIASAKPNKEQLEAIKHFGVNEIYPDEEFSVGAFFEIYKNAKEFARLQDCPLIITGGSGFYLKSMLSGLAPNVPKCEINLSNEEIYELAVKIDPEFASKFSQNDSYRLEKWYQIYKFSSQIPSIWLRENTKESIIKELAIFEILWDKDELRERIKKRTKGMLEAGLIDEAKFLFDKYKSEPKPLKSIGLKECKQFLNKEISQNELEELITTHTAQLAKRQRTFNRSQFEKKFVGDLNQIRSEILKFLRE; from the coding sequence TTGTTTAAAGAATTTGCAATAATTGGCACCACGGCAAGTGGCAAGAGCGATCTTGCATTTGAGCTTGCAAAGGAGCTTAATGGCGTCATCTTAAGTCTTGATTCGCTTGCACTTTATAAAGAGATAGATATCGCCAGCGCAAAGCCAAATAAAGAGCAGCTTGAAGCCATAAAGCACTTTGGTGTAAATGAAATTTATCCTGATGAAGAATTTAGCGTTGGAGCATTTTTTGAAATTTATAAAAATGCAAAGGAATTTGCACGCTTACAAGACTGCCCACTCATCATTACAGGAGGCAGCGGCTTTTATCTAAAATCAATGCTTAGTGGACTTGCACCAAATGTGCCAAAATGTGAGATAAATTTAAGCAATGAAGAAATTTATGAGCTAGCTGTAAAAATCGATCCTGAGTTTGCAAGTAAATTTAGCCAAAATGACTCTTATCGCCTCGAAAAGTGGTATCAAATTTATAAATTTAGTAGCCAAATCCCAAGCATTTGGCTAAGAGAAAATACAAAAGAGAGCATCATAAAAGAGCTAGCGATATTTGAAATTTTATGGGATAAAGATGAGCTTAGAGAACGTATCAAAAAGAGAACAAAAGGCATGCTCGAAGCTGGGCTTATAGATGAGGCGAAATTTTTATTTGATAAATACAAAAGTGAGCCAAAACCCCTAAAATCAATAGGTTTAAAAGAGTGCAAGCAATTTTTAAATAAAGAAATTTCTCAAAACGAGCTTGAAGAGCTCATAACTACGCACACAGCTCAGTTAGCAAAACGTCAGCGAACCTTTAATCGCTCGCAGTTTGAAAAAAAATTTGTGGGTGATTTGAATCAAATTAGAAGTGAAATTTTAAAATTTTTAAGAGAATAA
- a CDS encoding FAD-dependent oxidoreductase, whose translation MGKVAIIGDNFSALFTAYELAKKGEEILIISSQKDDFTNGILAPFSTHALAKDGAISSSFMGLVSKKSELDISICLNENFRAWMTNFTLKSTKAHDKKMQILFSKFGKKSFEILRKLNEKYPQINFDESGIYLLFSNDESFKKRLDEIKVAHSEQEILSVDKELANFGLINKNIKGAINLVKNASIDTNELKKALINELNSLGVKFINDEIYELKTQGQIVQKATGNNGEYEADNFVITSKNLELSNKLGTSLNAILAKFYTIDLSLNEGQIPKKPIILNDLFAKIYPTKNGVTIITNLQVGAIDTLVKTEKINAFLNELKIHLGISELKEPSFRANYVLLSSNDKPALGRDNIYSNLIYNQAYGLNELSFAPYFAGVLASLIKDSKNNEENDEILLFSSFYEG comes from the coding sequence ATGGGCAAAGTAGCGATTATTGGAGATAATTTTAGTGCGTTATTTACGGCTTACGAATTAGCTAAAAAAGGTGAAGAAATTTTAATTATTAGCAGCCAAAAAGATGATTTTACAAATGGAATTTTAGCACCCTTTAGCACACACGCTCTTGCAAAAGATGGAGCGATATCTAGCTCGTTTATGGGGCTAGTTAGCAAAAAAAGCGAGCTTGATATAAGTATTTGCTTAAATGAAAATTTTAGAGCTTGGATGACAAATTTTACACTTAAATCAACCAAAGCTCACGACAAAAAGATGCAAATTTTGTTTTCAAAATTTGGTAAGAAAAGCTTTGAAATTTTAAGAAAGCTAAACGAAAAATATCCGCAGATAAATTTCGATGAGAGCGGTATTTATCTACTTTTTAGCAATGACGAAAGCTTTAAAAAAAGGCTTGATGAGATAAAGGTTGCCCATAGCGAGCAAGAAATTTTAAGCGTAGATAAAGAGCTTGCAAATTTTGGACTAATAAATAAAAACATAAAAGGCGCTATAAATTTAGTCAAAAACGCAAGTATTGACACAAATGAGCTAAAAAAAGCTTTGATAAATGAGTTAAATTCTCTCGGGGTAAAATTTATAAATGATGAAATTTATGAGCTAAAAACGCAGGGGCAAATAGTGCAAAAAGCTACCGGCAATAACGGCGAATATGAGGCTGATAACTTTGTGATCACTTCAAAAAATTTAGAGCTTTCAAATAAACTAGGTACGAGCTTAAATGCGATTTTGGCTAAATTTTATACTATTGATCTTAGCTTAAATGAAGGGCAAATCCCTAAAAAACCAATCATTTTAAATGATCTATTTGCCAAAATTTATCCTACTAAAAATGGCGTTACGATTATTACAAATTTACAAGTCGGCGCTATCGATACGCTTGTTAAAACTGAAAAGATTAATGCATTTTTAAATGAGCTAAAGATACATCTTGGCATAAGCGAGCTAAAAGAGCCTAGTTTTAGGGCAAACTACGTACTTCTTAGCTCAAACGATAAGCCAGCTCTTGGACGCGATAACATATATAGCAACTTGATCTATAACCAAGCTTATGGACTAAATGAGCTTAGCTTTGCTCCGTATTTTGCTGGTGTTTTGGCTAGTCTTATAAAAGATAGCAAAAATAACGAGGAAAATGATGAAATTTTACTCTTTAGCTCGTTTTACGAGGGCTAG
- the mqnP gene encoding menaquinone biosynthesis prenyltransferase MqnP: MIEKLKIIAELIVFKHSVFALPFIFVAMIVASKIESGSAWFGFKLLILGTFCAVSARNFAMAFNRYKDEDIDKLNPRTASRPSVDGRIGRSNMQLFIVANAFIFIVCAYFINSLAFWLSFPILAVLGGYSLFKRFSELAHLVLGLSLGLAPIAGVVAVSAAIPLWSVLLCLGVTFWVAGFDLLYSLQDMKFDKENKLFSIPAIYGDKATLFLSAIFHALAFIFWLLFAWAAGLGAMAFFGILVSGVILFFEHRIVRRDFSKIDRAFFTLNGYLGILFFIFVWISVL; the protein is encoded by the coding sequence ATGATAGAAAAATTAAAAATTATTGCTGAACTTATCGTTTTTAAGCATTCTGTTTTTGCTTTACCTTTTATTTTTGTTGCGATGATAGTTGCTAGCAAGATAGAAAGTGGCTCTGCTTGGTTTGGCTTTAAACTGCTTATCTTAGGTACTTTTTGCGCTGTTAGTGCTAGAAATTTTGCTATGGCTTTTAATAGATATAAAGATGAAGATATCGATAAGCTAAATCCGCGAACTGCGAGCCGTCCAAGCGTTGATGGCCGTATCGGTAGGAGCAATATGCAGCTTTTTATCGTGGCAAATGCGTTTATTTTTATTGTATGCGCTTATTTTATAAATTCGCTAGCATTTTGGCTAAGTTTTCCTATTTTAGCTGTTCTTGGTGGATATTCGCTATTTAAACGCTTTAGCGAGCTAGCACATCTGGTGCTTGGCCTTAGCCTAGGTCTTGCTCCAATCGCTGGCGTGGTCGCAGTGAGCGCTGCTATACCGCTTTGGAGCGTGTTACTTTGCCTTGGTGTGACATTTTGGGTAGCTGGATTTGACTTGCTTTACTCGCTTCAAGATATGAAATTTGATAAAGAAAATAAGCTCTTTAGCATACCAGCTATTTACGGCGACAAGGCTACGCTTTTTTTATCGGCCATTTTTCACGCTTTAGCTTTTATATTTTGGCTACTTTTTGCTTGGGCAGCTGGACTTGGAGCGATGGCATTTTTTGGAATTTTAGTAAGTGGCGTTATTTTATTTTTTGAGCATAGGATCGTAAGACGCGATTTTAGCAAGATAGATAGAGCATTTTTTACGTTAAATGGCTATCTGGGAATTTTATTTTTTATCTTTGTTTGGATTAGCGTATTATGA
- a CDS encoding DUF6115 domain-containing protein: MEIYIFLGFGIVLAIIVALMLIKDSETNKKFARFERAIESVMQENFNLKKQISMLEGEAFKNSEQYEPLKKQIKENIDLQINEKIVPIIRAIKSIERVIDDFATEQKDRIVSLEERTRDINKIAPSVINEEEQILKMFKDGKSAAMIAKDLHVGMGRVEFVLKFHKLA; this comes from the coding sequence ATGGAAATTTATATCTTTTTAGGCTTTGGTATCGTTTTGGCGATAATAGTAGCTTTAATGTTGATAAAAGATAGTGAGACAAATAAAAAATTTGCGAGATTTGAGCGAGCGATAGAAAGCGTTATGCAAGAAAATTTCAATCTAAAAAAACAAATTTCAATGCTTGAGGGCGAGGCGTTTAAAAATAGTGAACAATATGAGCCACTTAAAAAACAGATAAAAGAAAATATTGATTTGCAAATAAATGAGAAAATTGTACCAATAATTCGTGCGATTAAGAGTATTGAGCGAGTAATTGATGATTTTGCAACAGAGCAAAAAGATAGGATAGTTAGTCTTGAAGAGCGAACAAGAGATATTAATAAAATCGCACCAAGCGTCATCAATGAAGAAGAGCAAATTTTAAAAATGTTTAAAGATGGCAAAAGCGCAGCCATGATCGCTAAAGATCTTCACGTGGGTATGGGGCGAGTTGAATTTGTGCTTAAATTTCATAAATTAGCCTAA
- the moaA gene encoding GTP 3',8-cyclase MoaA, with protein sequence MLIDKYGRVVDYLRISVTQRCNFRCRYCMPTTPFSWTPRENLLTFEELFLFVKVAIDEGIKKIRITGGEPLVRKDLDVFIKMISDYNPDIDLALTTNGYMLSYFAKRLKDAGLKRINMSLDTLNEQKAKFIAQKSVLHEVLAGFEAAHDAGLKVKINTVALKGVNDDELINLLEFAKFRDSQIRFIEYMENSHAKDDLKGLSSDEILKIISQKYNVTKDGKLPNAPASIYRLDDGYKFGIIDPHKHDFCESCNRIRLSAEGLLIPCLYFEEALSIKKAVEKGDIVAASEILRQVLASKPKENKWAIGASNETSSRAFYQTGG encoded by the coding sequence ATGCTAATCGATAAATATGGTCGGGTTGTTGATTATTTAAGGATTTCTGTAACTCAGCGTTGCAACTTTAGGTGTAGGTATTGCATGCCTACAACGCCATTTAGCTGGACGCCAAGAGAGAATTTATTAACTTTTGAAGAGCTATTTTTATTTGTAAAAGTGGCTATCGATGAAGGTATAAAAAAGATAAGAATCACTGGTGGCGAACCGCTTGTACGTAAGGATTTAGACGTTTTTATAAAGATGATAAGTGATTATAATCCAGACATTGATCTAGCGCTTACTACAAATGGTTATATGCTTTCATATTTTGCCAAAAGGCTAAAAGACGCTGGACTAAAGCGCATAAATATGTCGCTTGATACACTAAATGAGCAAAAGGCTAAATTTATCGCACAAAAAAGCGTTTTACACGAAGTTCTAGCTGGCTTTGAAGCAGCTCATGATGCTGGATTAAAAGTAAAAATCAACACTGTCGCACTAAAAGGTGTAAATGATGATGAGCTTATAAATTTGCTAGAGTTTGCTAAATTTAGAGATTCTCAGATCAGATTTATTGAGTATATGGAAAATTCACACGCTAAAGATGATCTAAAAGGGCTAAGTAGCGATGAAATTTTAAAAATCATCTCACAAAAATATAATGTCACAAAAGATGGAAAACTACCAAATGCGCCTGCGTCTATTTATAGACTTGATGATGGTTATAAATTTGGTATCATTGATCCGCATAAGCACGACTTTTGCGAGAGTTGCAACCGTATCAGGCTAAGTGCCGAGGGGCTTTTGATACCTTGCCTTTACTTTGAAGAGGCTCTTAGCATCAAAAAAGCGGTTGAAAAAGGTGATATCGTAGCTGCAAGTGAAATTTTAAGGCAAGTACTAGCAAGCAAGCCAAAAGAGAACAAATGGGCGATAGGTGCTAGCAATGAAACCTCTTCGCGTGCCTTTTATCAAACTGGTGGTTGA
- a CDS encoding 7-carboxy-7-deazaguanine synthase QueE, with amino-acid sequence MSKELELVEAFLSIQGEGAYQGRLAIFLRFLGCNLNCSGFGVQTKSLKTGESLLGCDSIRAVFKGHFNYKVYSIDEILGLVDNLCKGLMQKPIIVLTGGEPLIWHENENFINLVKKLLEDYEVHFETNGTILVDFAKYEIYKKCHFALGIKLANSGVNEQKRINLDAILAIKNNARSSFLKFVLSHFDKSELDEIINIKNQVDLPVWCMAIGANRAELNENALKTAEFAIKYGFNYSERIHIRLWSDKEGV; translated from the coding sequence ATGAGCAAAGAGCTAGAGCTAGTTGAGGCGTTTTTAAGCATCCAAGGCGAAGGAGCTTACCAAGGTAGACTCGCTATATTTTTACGCTTTTTAGGCTGCAACTTAAACTGCTCTGGCTTTGGCGTGCAAACAAAGTCTTTAAAAACTGGCGAAAGCTTACTAGGGTGTGATAGCATAAGGGCTGTTTTTAAAGGGCATTTTAATTATAAAGTTTACAGCATAGATGAAATTTTAGGCTTAGTTGATAACCTATGTAAAGGCTTAATGCAAAAACCGATCATTGTTTTGACCGGTGGCGAACCGCTCATTTGGCATGAAAATGAAAATTTTATAAATTTGGTAAAGAAATTGCTTGAAGATTATGAAGTGCATTTTGAGACGAATGGCACGATCTTGGTTGATTTTGCTAAATATGAAATTTATAAAAAATGCCACTTTGCACTTGGTATAAAGCTAGCAAATAGCGGAGTTAATGAACAAAAACGTATAAATTTAGACGCTATTTTAGCTATTAAAAATAATGCAAGAAGTAGCTTTTTAAAATTTGTCCTCTCACACTTTGACAAAAGTGAGTTAGACGAAATTATAAATATAAAAAATCAAGTTGATTTGCCAGTTTGGTGCATGGCAATAGGGGCGAATAGAGCTGAGCTAAACGAAAATGCTTTAAAAACAGCAGAATTCGCCATAAAGTATGGATTTAACTACTCGGAGCGTATCCACATCAGGCTTTGGAGTGATAAAGAAGGTGTTTGA
- a CDS encoding 6-pyruvoyl trahydropterin synthase family protein, whose protein sequence is MIIRKLFRFENAHIVRFCSSKRCRTSIHGHSYVAEILLSSNFLDNAGMVYDFGLMKQNIKTIIDSFDHATTIFSGDNDEYKNDLKKHSARWIEIPLNPSAEQFCRIFFVLIERLLELSVMNNGEREVKLHSIIVHETDTGYAQCFKEDAVNAQMGEIRLDEIKFSDAIIEEWEDKNLFEKMKNRLKIEIPKDV, encoded by the coding sequence ATGATTATTAGAAAGCTTTTTAGATTTGAAAATGCACATATTGTGAGATTTTGTAGCTCAAAGCGTTGCAGGACTAGCATCCACGGACACAGCTATGTGGCTGAAATTTTACTTAGCTCAAATTTTCTTGATAACGCCGGCATGGTCTATGATTTTGGTTTAATGAAGCAAAATATAAAAACGATTATTGATAGTTTTGATCACGCTACGACAATATTTTCAGGCGATAATGATGAGTATAAAAATGATCTAAAAAAGCACTCGGCAAGATGGATCGAGATCCCGCTAAATCCAAGTGCAGAGCAGTTTTGCCGTATATTTTTTGTACTCATAGAAAGACTACTTGAGCTTAGTGTGATGAACAACGGTGAGCGTGAAGTGAAGCTTCATAGCATTATCGTGCATGAGACTGATACGGGCTATGCACAGTGCTTTAAAGAGGACGCCGTAAATGCGCAAATGGGCGAGATAAGACTAGATGAGATCAAATTTTCAGATGCTATCATAGAAGAGTGGGAAGATAAAAATTTATTTGAGAAAATGAAAAATAGGTTAAAAATAGAAATTCCAAAGGACGTTTGA
- a CDS encoding 16S rRNA (uracil(1498)-N(3))-methyltransferase: MKFLYDKNAGNESLKIVNEAFLHLKARRMQAGERISVRNLRDFKEYIYEIDEIDRRSASLSLVFASLNGEQKFDFTIAWAIVDPKTIEKTLPFLNELGVGKIAFVYTKFSQANFKIDIERLNYINALSCEQCGRTSLMDFEIYKNLDELMSVYKNVSAINFGGKSLNEKKDDELLIIGPEGGFSEDESAKFKNSYCLNTKNILRSQTAVISVAAKFLA; the protein is encoded by the coding sequence ATGAAATTTTTATATGATAAAAATGCAGGTAATGAAAGCTTAAAGATAGTAAATGAAGCTTTTTTGCACCTAAAAGCTAGAAGAATGCAAGCTGGTGAGCGAATAAGTGTTAGAAATTTACGAGATTTTAAAGAGTATATTTATGAAATTGATGAGATTGATAGGCGAAGTGCGAGCTTAAGTCTTGTCTTTGCCAGCTTAAATGGCGAGCAAAAATTCGACTTTACGATCGCTTGGGCTATCGTCGATCCAAAGACAATTGAAAAGACATTGCCATTTTTAAATGAACTTGGCGTTGGTAAAATAGCTTTTGTCTATACTAAATTTTCTCAAGCAAATTTTAAGATAGATATTGAAAGGCTAAACTATATAAATGCTCTCTCTTGCGAGCAGTGCGGACGAACTTCATTAATGGATTTTGAAATTTATAAAAATTTGGACGAGCTAATGAGTGTTTATAAAAATGTCTCAGCTATAAATTTTGGCGGTAAAAGCTTAAATGAAAAGAAAGATGATGAGCTTTTAATAATTGGTCCAGAGGGTGGATTTAGCGAGGATGAGTCGGCTAAATTTAAAAATAGCTACTGCCTAAATACTAAAAACATCTTAAGATCGCAGACCGCGGTTATCTCAGTAGCGGCAAAATTCCTAGCTTAA
- the rpmE gene encoding 50S ribosomal protein L31, producing the protein MKKDIHPEYVDCTVTCACGNTFKTKSNKSEIRIDICDKCHPFFTGSEKIVDSAGRVEKFKKKYAQK; encoded by the coding sequence ATGAAAAAAGATATCCATCCAGAATACGTAGATTGCACTGTAACTTGTGCTTGCGGAAACACTTTTAAAACAAAGTCAAACAAAAGCGAGATCAGAATTGACATTTGCGACAAGTGCCACCCATTTTTTACAGGCAGCGAAAAGATAGTTGACAGTGCCGGCCGTGTTGAGAAATTTAAGAAAAAATACGCTCAAAAATAA
- the rsmI gene encoding 16S rRNA (cytidine(1402)-2'-O)-methyltransferase, which translates to MLYFIPTPIGNLEDISLRAIRILRECEIAICEDTRVCKSLINLLNERFEASINISKFIPLHTHNENDFFVNLSDDFFSKNVAYMSDAGMPGISDPGVSLVRYAQKNNIEYEILSGANAALLSVVASGLCDKEFVFLGFLPNTGRDRSLAIQNVLNLAYPAVIYESPKRILGLVQSIANLEPEREIFAIKEATKKFETKFKEKAQNLAQILEKANLSGEWAVVISKSDKTATQNITKDEILSLNLAPKVKAKLLNKITGEDVKKIYDELIKA; encoded by the coding sequence TTGCTCTACTTTATTCCTACTCCAATAGGAAATTTAGAAGATATCTCGCTTCGCGCGATTAGAATTTTGCGTGAATGTGAGATAGCTATCTGCGAAGATACAAGAGTCTGTAAAAGTCTTATAAACTTGCTAAATGAACGCTTTGAAGCAAGTATAAATATATCAAAATTTATTCCACTTCACACTCACAACGAAAATGATTTTTTTGTAAATTTAAGTGATGATTTTTTTAGCAAAAATGTAGCCTACATGAGCGATGCCGGCATGCCAGGTATCAGCGATCCAGGCGTTAGCCTAGTAAGATATGCTCAAAAAAATAACATTGAATATGAAATTTTAAGTGGAGCAAACGCCGCACTTCTAAGCGTGGTTGCAAGCGGGCTTTGTGATAAGGAATTTGTCTTTTTAGGCTTTTTGCCAAATACTGGCAGAGATAGGTCTTTGGCTATACAAAATGTTCTAAATTTAGCCTATCCAGCCGTTATTTACGAAAGCCCAAAACGCATACTAGGCTTAGTACAAAGCATCGCAAATCTAGAACCTGAGAGAGAAATTTTTGCCATAAAAGAGGCTACGAAAAAATTTGAGACTAAATTTAAAGAAAAGGCTCAAAATTTAGCTCAAATTTTAGAAAAAGCAAATTTAAGCGGAGAGTGGGCGGTTGTCATCTCAAAAAGTGACAAAACAGCCACTCAAAATATCACAAAAGATGAGATACTTTCGCTTAATCTTGCCCCAAAAGTAAAAGCAAAATTGCTTAACAAAATAACCGGAGAAGATGTAAAAAAGATATATGATGAGCTTATAAAAGCTTAA
- the rlmB gene encoding 23S rRNA (guanosine(2251)-2'-O)-methyltransferase RlmB, translating into MIIYGKQLFLHILNKRPQILEEIYLSKECDKKLFSKICGTGKKIIRVDNQKAQSLARGGNHQGFLANVSEFEFSDIAELKKLNFIAILYGISDVGNIGAIARSAYALGCEGLVIVAKSINMQGVLRSSSGAAYEIPIAIFEDGLSLLNELKQFGFKIYATASNGKNVKEMKFAGKRALVMGSEGEGIPQKALAKCDECIGIKLKEGWDSLNVSAAFAIICDRMIDE; encoded by the coding sequence ATGATAATATACGGAAAACAACTATTTTTACATATTTTGAACAAGCGACCACAGATATTAGAAGAGATATATCTCTCAAAAGAGTGTGACAAAAAACTCTTCTCTAAAATTTGTGGCACAGGCAAAAAGATCATTCGCGTGGATAATCAAAAAGCACAGTCTTTGGCTCGCGGTGGAAACCATCAAGGTTTTTTAGCGAATGTTAGTGAGTTTGAATTTTCAGACATTGCCGAGCTTAAAAAGCTAAATTTTATCGCTATTCTTTATGGCATAAGCGATGTTGGCAATATCGGTGCTATCGCTAGAAGTGCTTATGCTCTAGGCTGCGAAGGTCTTGTGATAGTGGCAAAAAGTATAAATATGCAAGGTGTTTTAAGATCAAGTAGTGGTGCTGCTTATGAGATACCAATAGCGATTTTTGAAGACGGGCTTAGTTTGCTAAATGAACTAAAACAATTTGGTTTTAAAATTTATGCAACAGCAAGTAATGGCAAAAACGTAAAAGAGATGAAGTTTGCTGGTAAGAGAGCTTTGGTGATGGGCTCAGAGGGCGAAGGTATACCGCAAAAGGCTCTGGCAAAGTGCGATGAGTGTATCGGTATAAAGTTAAAAGAGGGCTGGGACTCCTTAAATGTAAGTGCAGCTTTTGCAATAATTTGTGACAGGATGATAGATGAATGA
- a CDS encoding phosphatidylglycerophosphate synthase, translating into MNELENLKEIGIKEISRKTHIEPTFLQYIFDKNFEKLSRLNIRGYAKILQREYDVDLSELLAEYDAFMQENTPDESHKTKVTPKISSYTPKDITIQKQSGSGGVGFLFWLIILAIIAGGAYHFDAYKYIENFLSFLNDENKSVSYSQSSIVNEVKKNIIDTNITISQNSPKIEANISSVKISAPVEQNVTTSPVNMEQNAVKPSMTAQSAPKIEQNITKPLNEAVITPKQRVWIGIINLENGQKISNDTSKSININLDQRQLVVCGNGNIELKIGDKVTKYNPSRPARFLVENGEMKFVSYDEFVELNKGKSW; encoded by the coding sequence ATGAATGAATTAGAGAATTTAAAAGAGATAGGTATAAAGGAAATTTCACGTAAAACGCATATTGAGCCTACATTTTTACAATATATTTTTGATAAAAATTTTGAAAAATTATCACGTTTAAATATTCGAGGTTATGCCAAGATTTTGCAACGTGAATATGATGTTGATTTGAGCGAGTTGCTCGCTGAATATGATGCCTTTATGCAAGAAAACACTCCAGATGAGAGTCACAAAACTAAAGTTACTCCAAAAATTTCTTCTTACACTCCAAAAGATATTACCATACAAAAACAAAGCGGTAGTGGCGGTGTTGGATTTTTATTTTGGCTCATCATTTTAGCTATTATCGCTGGCGGGGCATATCATTTTGATGCTTACAAATATATCGAGAATTTTTTATCGTTTTTAAATGATGAGAATAAAAGCGTGAGCTATTCGCAGTCAAGCATAGTAAATGAGGTGAAGAAAAATATCATCGATACAAATATCACCATCTCTCAAAATAGCCCTAAAATAGAAGCAAACATATCAAGCGTAAAAATTTCAGCTCCAGTTGAGCAAAATGTGACAACAAGTCCTGTGAACATGGAACAAAACGCTGTGAAGCCAAGCATGACGGCTCAGTCAGCTCCTAAGATAGAGCAAAACATTACAAAGCCACTAAATGAGGCGGTCATTACACCAAAACAACGTGTCTGGATAGGGATAATTAATCTTGAAAATGGTCAAAAAATATCAAACGACACAAGTAAAAGCATAAATATAAATTTAGACCAAAGACAGCTTGTGGTTTGTGGAAATGGCAACATTGAGCTAAAGATTGGCGATAAGGTAACAAAATATAATCCAAGTCGTCCGGCTAGATTTTTAGTGGAAAATGGAGAGATGAAATTTGTGAGCTATGATGAGTTTGTAGAACTTAACAAGGGCAAATCTTGGTAA
- a CDS encoding LL-diaminopimelate aminotransferase, which produces MFDEIRFNTIERLPNYVFAEVNAIKMAARRAGEDIIDFSMGNPEGRTPQHIVDKLCESAQKDKTHGYSASAGIYKLRLAICNWYKRKYGVNLDPDTEAVATMGSKEGFVHLAQAVINPGDVAIVPDPAYPIHTQAFLFAGGSVAKMPLHYNDKFELDENKFFENLIQTIHASSPKPKYVVVNFPHNPTTVTVQKSFYERLVSIAKQERFYIISDIAYADLTFDGYKTPSIFEVDGAKDVAVECYTLSKSYNMAGWRVGFMCGNKRLCAALKKIKSWVDYGMFTPIQVAATVALDGDQSCVEEIRQIYEKRRDVMIEAFAQAGWELKKPSSSMFIWAKLPPKVSHLGSLEFSKQLLTKASVAVSPGIGFGEGGNDYVRLALIENENRIRQAARNIKKYLKEFE; this is translated from the coding sequence GTGTTTGATGAGATAAGATTTAATACAATTGAGCGTTTGCCAAACTACGTTTTTGCCGAAGTGAATGCAATAAAAATGGCTGCGCGAAGAGCTGGAGAAGACATCATCGACTTTTCTATGGGTAATCCTGAGGGCAGAACGCCACAGCACATCGTCGATAAACTATGCGAAAGCGCGCAAAAGGACAAGACTCACGGCTACTCAGCCAGTGCTGGAATTTATAAGCTTCGCCTTGCCATTTGCAACTGGTACAAAAGAAAATATGGCGTAAATTTAGACCCAGACACTGAAGCAGTCGCCACGATGGGTAGCAAAGAGGGTTTTGTTCACTTAGCTCAAGCCGTGATAAACCCAGGCGATGTGGCTATCGTGCCCGATCCTGCTTATCCGATACACACGCAAGCGTTTTTATTTGCTGGCGGAAGTGTCGCAAAGATGCCACTTCACTATAATGATAAATTTGAGCTAGATGAGAATAAATTTTTTGAAAATTTGATCCAAACTATACATGCAAGCTCACCAAAGCCAAAATACGTAGTCGTAAATTTTCCTCACAACCCAACGACCGTAACCGTGCAAAAGAGCTTTTATGAGCGCCTTGTAAGCATTGCAAAACAAGAGAGATTTTACATCATCTCAGACATCGCTTACGCTGATCTTACATTTGACGGCTACAAAACGCCAAGCATCTTTGAGGTTGATGGTGCAAAAGATGTTGCAGTAGAGTGCTACACACTTTCAAAAAGCTATAATATGGCTGGCTGGAGAGTTGGCTTTATGTGCGGAAATAAAAGACTTTGCGCTGCACTTAAAAAGATAAAATCATGGGTTGATTACGGCATGTTTACGCCGATCCAGGTGGCTGCCACAGTCGCACTTGATGGCGATCAAAGCTGCGTTGAAGAGATACGCCAAATTTATGAAAAAAGAAGAGATGTGATGATAGAGGCCTTTGCTCAGGCTGGTTGGGAGCTTAAAAAACCAAGCTCTAGTATGTTTATCTGGGCGAAGCTACCGCCAAAAGTTAGCCACTTAGGTAGCCTTGAGTTTTCAAAGCAGCTTCTTACAAAGGCATCAGTCGCAGTTAGTCCGGGTATTGGTTTTGGCGAGGGCGGAAACGACTATGTGCGTCTAGCTCTTATCGAAAACGAAAATAGAATAAGGCAAGCAGCAAGAAATATAAAAAAATATTTGAAAGAATTTGAATGA